From Salinibacterium sp. ZJ450, one genomic window encodes:
- a CDS encoding MetQ/NlpA family ABC transporter substrate-binding protein has translation MQFTVRSKRLAGAAVAAALTVSLASCASTSSTESDAPTDGSLGTINVGALAVPAGELLTWLDENAAADAGLDIEWTEFTDFNTPNTALAEGSIDANLFQNETFLKNYNEASGTDLVSVGEVYLPVAAFYSDKVTSIDELEDGAKIAIPDDPTNEGRALEMLAAEGLIETTEHPTVVADITDNPHDFEFVEAENASLPGVLPDVDAAFVTISFALPAGLKLDDAILVEGQGSKYFNVLATTSELEDDPRVQKLYELLLSDETQAYMEETYGDQMIPVAK, from the coding sequence ATGCAGTTCACTGTTCGCAGCAAGCGCCTTGCTGGTGCCGCTGTTGCCGCAGCACTCACCGTTTCACTGGCCTCCTGCGCATCGACCTCGTCCACCGAGTCCGACGCGCCGACCGACGGCAGCCTCGGCACGATCAACGTCGGCGCCCTCGCGGTCCCCGCTGGTGAGCTGCTCACCTGGCTCGACGAGAACGCTGCCGCCGACGCCGGCCTAGACATCGAGTGGACCGAGTTCACCGATTTCAACACGCCGAACACGGCGCTGGCGGAGGGCTCGATCGACGCCAACCTGTTCCAGAACGAGACGTTCCTGAAGAACTACAACGAGGCATCCGGCACCGACCTGGTCAGCGTAGGCGAGGTTTACCTGCCGGTCGCCGCGTTCTATAGCGATAAGGTCACCTCGATCGACGAACTCGAGGACGGCGCGAAGATCGCGATTCCGGATGACCCGACCAACGAGGGCCGTGCGCTCGAGATGCTGGCCGCAGAAGGCCTGATCGAGACCACAGAGCATCCCACCGTGGTCGCTGACATCACCGACAACCCGCACGACTTCGAGTTCGTCGAGGCCGAGAACGCCTCGCTGCCGGGTGTGCTGCCCGACGTCGACGCCGCGTTCGTCACGATCTCGTTCGCCCTCCCCGCCGGCCTGAAGCTCGACGACGCGATCCTGGTCGAGGGCCAGGGCAGCAAGTACTTCAACGTGCTGGCCACTACCTCCGAGCTGGAAGACGACCCGCGGGTGCAGAAGCTCTACGAGCTGCTGCTCTCCGACGAGACGCAGGCGTACATGGAAGAGACCTACGGCGACCAGATGATCCCGGTCGCGAAGTAG
- a CDS encoding methionine ABC transporter permease — protein MIDPNAPGFWAELFEVLLIATGETLYMVFFALLLTVLIGLPLGVVLVTTETGGILEKPFGSQPVGRILNRVLEFVVNLGRSVPFVILMVALIPFTRLVVGTSIGSTAAIVPLSAVAIPFFARMVEIAIKEVDAGLVEAAESLGATRWQIISKVLVPEALSPMILGLATTVTSIINFSAMVGVVAGGGLGSVALRYGYQRYSVIHMITVIIIIFVIVMVLQGIAARLARRLAHRGSASATTVRDKIAADVPA, from the coding sequence ATGATCGATCCGAACGCTCCCGGGTTCTGGGCGGAACTGTTCGAGGTCCTGCTCATCGCCACCGGCGAAACGCTGTACATGGTGTTCTTCGCCCTGCTCCTCACCGTGCTGATCGGCCTTCCGCTCGGCGTGGTGCTGGTCACCACCGAAACCGGCGGAATCCTGGAGAAGCCGTTCGGATCCCAGCCGGTCGGCCGGATCCTGAACCGCGTGCTCGAGTTCGTGGTGAACCTCGGCCGCAGTGTGCCGTTCGTGATCCTCATGGTCGCGTTGATCCCGTTCACCCGACTGGTTGTGGGCACCTCGATCGGCAGCACGGCCGCGATCGTGCCGCTGTCGGCGGTCGCCATCCCGTTCTTCGCCCGCATGGTGGAGATCGCGATAAAGGAGGTCGACGCCGGACTCGTGGAGGCGGCGGAGTCGCTCGGCGCCACGCGCTGGCAGATCATCAGCAAGGTCCTGGTGCCGGAGGCGCTGTCACCGATGATCCTCGGCCTCGCGACCACGGTCACCTCGATCATCAACTTCTCCGCGATGGTCGGTGTTGTGGCCGGCGGCGGGTTGGGCTCGGTGGCGCTCCGCTACGGCTACCAGCGGTACAGCGTCATCCACATGATCACGGTGATCATCATCATCTTCGTGATCGTCATGGTTTTGCAGGGCATAGCAGCGCGGCTTGCCCGGCGGTTGGCTCACCGGGGCAGTGCCTCTGCGACGACAGTCCGAGACAAGATAGCCGCTGACGTCCCCGCGTGA